Proteins encoded within one genomic window of Alphaproteobacteria bacterium:
- the lnt gene encoding apolipoprotein N-acyltransferase — MTMARVALGAGLGARLVDLSARVAARRGIRRYGLAFLLGICAALALPPFYATPLIVPAFTGLLWLSDGIETLKAAFALGWWFGFGFFLVGLYWVGIAMAVDIAQFGWMIPFATGGLSAGMAIYSGFALVALRMCRAKGLGRVFALALAWTVFEWVRGHALSGFPWNLIGYTWTIADAPIQFASVVGIYGLSLVTVLIGALPAALGGPDAVRRPWLPILGAILVAAALWCGGAARLANATTAMVPGVELRLVQPNIEQADKWQAERVRDNLLTAIRLSNGPGRERITDIVWPETSIGPFFLDEDVQLRDALVSVVPKGGLLLTGTLRRTPREDGPGPDGSAYRYYNSLEALDQEGRVVARYDKFHLVPFGEYVPLRSVLPVETIAPGRGDFSAGPGP, encoded by the coding sequence ATGACCATGGCGCGCGTGGCGCTAGGTGCGGGGCTCGGCGCGCGCCTCGTCGACCTCTCAGCGCGTGTTGCGGCCCGCAGGGGGATTCGGCGATACGGTCTGGCGTTTCTCCTCGGCATTTGCGCCGCCCTTGCATTGCCGCCCTTTTATGCGACCCCCCTCATCGTCCCGGCGTTCACGGGACTCCTCTGGCTGTCCGACGGTATCGAGACGCTCAAGGCCGCATTCGCACTCGGCTGGTGGTTCGGCTTCGGCTTTTTCCTCGTCGGGCTCTATTGGGTCGGAATTGCGATGGCGGTCGATATCGCGCAATTCGGCTGGATGATCCCGTTTGCGACCGGGGGGCTTTCGGCTGGGATGGCGATCTATTCGGGCTTTGCACTTGTCGCATTGCGCATGTGCCGCGCCAAGGGACTAGGACGCGTCTTCGCACTCGCCCTTGCCTGGACGGTATTCGAATGGGTCAGGGGACACGCACTCTCGGGTTTTCCGTGGAACCTGATCGGCTACACCTGGACGATTGCCGACGCGCCGATCCAATTCGCGTCCGTCGTCGGAATCTATGGCCTCAGCCTCGTGACGGTCCTGATCGGCGCCTTGCCGGCGGCACTGGGCGGACCGGATGCCGTGCGCCGGCCCTGGCTCCCGATCCTTGGGGCGATCCTGGTCGCGGCGGCGCTCTGGTGCGGCGGTGCCGCCCGCCTCGCGAATGCCACAACGGCGATGGTGCCCGGCGTCGAGCTTCGTCTCGTGCAGCCTAACATCGAGCAAGCGGACAAGTGGCAAGCCGAACGTGTGCGCGACAATCTCCTGACCGCGATACGCCTGAGCAACGGCCCCGGCCGCGAACGGATCACCGACATCGTTTGGCCGGAGACGAGCATCGGACCGTTCTTCCTCGATGAGGATGTACAGCTTCGCGATGCACTTGTGAGTGTCGTGCCGAAGGGCGGCTTGCTTCTGACCGGAACGCTCCGCCGCACGCCGCGCGAAGACGGGCCGGGCCCGGATGGCAGCGCCTATCGCTACTACAATAGCCTCGAAGCGCTTGACCAGGAGGGGCGCGTCGTCGCGCGCTACGACAAATTCCACCTGGTGCCGTTCGGCGAATACGTCCCGCTGCGCAGTGTCTTGCCAGTCGAGACGATTGCGCCGGGGCGCGGTGATTTTTCAGCCGGGCCTGGACCGC
- a CDS encoding hemolysin family protein produces MADRLLDDAAHAGAKPASETAGDEAERDVSPFRILRQWLTGVRRTRNGESGLREALGELIEETDATGAEIDPQERALLANILKLHDLTVADVMVPRADIVAVEHTLSLDELTRVMGTEAHSRMPVYRETLDDVVGMVHIKDVLAWWGRESEFRIAKIMRPVLFIVPSMRVLDLLLKMRATRHHLALVVDEFGGIDGIVTIEDLVEEIVGEIEDEHDVDPRPMIQELPNGTFLVDGRVEIETFEERVGKIPLDDTHEEVDTLGGLVAALAGRVPARGEIIGHPAGYEFEVIDADARRIKRLRVRKAPQLPPAAS; encoded by the coding sequence ATGGCTGATCGGCTGTTGGACGATGCGGCGCATGCTGGCGCCAAACCCGCGTCCGAAACGGCGGGCGACGAGGCTGAGCGCGACGTTTCGCCGTTTCGGATTCTGCGCCAATGGCTCACCGGGGTGCGTCGGACGCGCAACGGCGAATCGGGCTTGCGCGAAGCGCTCGGCGAGCTCATCGAGGAGACCGATGCGACGGGCGCTGAAATCGATCCGCAGGAGCGCGCCCTTCTTGCGAACATCTTGAAGCTGCACGACCTGACGGTCGCTGACGTCATGGTGCCGCGCGCCGACATCGTCGCGGTCGAACACACGCTTTCGCTCGACGAGCTGACGCGCGTGATGGGCACGGAGGCTCACTCGCGCATGCCCGTCTATCGCGAGACCCTCGACGACGTCGTCGGCATGGTTCACATCAAGGATGTCCTCGCCTGGTGGGGCCGCGAGAGCGAATTTCGAATCGCGAAGATCATGCGGCCCGTGCTCTTCATCGTGCCGTCGATGCGCGTGCTCGATCTCCTGCTCAAGATGAGGGCGACGCGTCATCATTTGGCGCTCGTCGTCGACGAGTTCGGCGGGATCGACGGCATCGTCACGATCGAGGACCTGGTCGAGGAAATCGTCGGCGAGATCGAGGATGAGCACGATGTCGATCCTAGGCCGATGATCCAGGAATTGCCGAATGGAACCTTCCTCGTGGATGGGCGCGTCGAAATCGAGACGTTCGAGGAGCGCGTGGGCAAAATCCCGCTCGACGACACCCATGAAGAGGTCGACACGCTCGGTGGCCTCGTTGCGGCCCTGGCCGGCCGCGTGCCGGCGCGCGGCGAGATCATCGGCCACCCCGCGGGCTACGAATTCGAAGTGATCGATGCCGACGCGCGGCGTATCAAGCGCCTGCGCGTGCGCAAGGCTCCTCAACTACCGCCGGCTGCCTCATGA